From Saccharothrix espanaensis DSM 44229, the proteins below share one genomic window:
- a CDS encoding cupin domain-containing protein, whose protein sequence is MTLGIRRAEDVERLPAVGGWYSIRLAGTDTGGRLAVVELTLDAGALGAAPHVHHGHEEDFVVLDGEITFDTADGGLAVGAGGSLAVPRGTPHGFRNDTALPARCLMVFTPAGYEDYFREVSRMVAAGHEPTADELDALRVGFQTTRWEG, encoded by the coding sequence ATGACGCTGGGGATTCGCCGGGCCGAGGACGTGGAGCGGTTGCCGGCGGTGGGGGGTTGGTACTCGATCAGGCTGGCCGGGACCGATACGGGCGGACGGCTGGCGGTGGTCGAGTTGACGTTGGACGCGGGCGCGCTGGGGGCCGCGCCGCACGTCCACCACGGGCACGAAGAGGACTTCGTGGTGCTGGACGGGGAGATCACGTTCGACACCGCTGACGGTGGCCTGGCGGTGGGTGCGGGCGGGTCGTTGGCGGTGCCGCGTGGGACGCCGCACGGGTTTCGCAACGACACCGCCCTGCCTGCCCGTTGCCTGATGGTGTTCACGCCTGCCGGGTACGAGGACTACTTCCGCGAGGTGTCGCGGATGGTTGCTGCCGGGCATGAGCCGACTGCGGACGAATTGGACGCGCTGCGGGTGGGGTTCCAGACCACGCGATGGGAAGGGTGA
- a CDS encoding TetR/AcrR family transcriptional regulator produces the protein MTTAEPRRKRMPKAQRKAQMLDVAERVFAERGYLAASMDEIAERVGVSKPMLYEYYGSKEGLLIGCIHRARTELLERTQQAITGASSAEEMLRLGLLAFFEFIAEHNRSWSLIRQEAAVTVPSAVEEIEGIRRQQTNLIAAVIASFDRDVDPVEAEAFAEIVVGSTERLALWCERRPEVGPELATTYVMEVVWRGVADRLGGAR, from the coding sequence GTGACCACCGCGGAGCCGCGTCGCAAGCGGATGCCCAAGGCGCAGCGCAAGGCCCAGATGCTCGACGTCGCCGAGCGGGTCTTCGCCGAACGCGGCTACCTGGCGGCCTCCATGGACGAGATCGCCGAACGCGTGGGCGTCTCCAAGCCGATGCTCTACGAGTACTACGGCTCCAAGGAGGGCCTGCTCATCGGCTGCATCCACCGCGCCCGGACCGAACTCCTCGAACGCACGCAGCAGGCGATCACCGGAGCGTCGTCGGCCGAGGAGATGCTGCGGCTCGGGCTGTTGGCGTTCTTCGAGTTCATCGCCGAGCACAACCGGTCGTGGTCGCTGATCCGCCAGGAGGCCGCCGTGACGGTGCCCTCCGCCGTGGAGGAGATCGAGGGCATCCGGCGGCAGCAGACGAACCTGATCGCGGCGGTCATCGCGAGTTTCGACCGTGACGTGGACCCGGTCGAGGCGGAGGCGTTCGCGGAGATCGTGGTCGGGTCGACGGAACGGCTCGCGTTGTGGTGCGAGCGCCGTCCGGAGGTGGGGCCGGAGTTGGCCACGACCTACGTGATGGAGGTCGTGTGGCGGGGAGTGGCGGATCGGCTGGGGGGAGCCCGGTAG
- a CDS encoding flavin-containing monooxygenase, whose translation MHREVKVLVVGTGFSGLGMAIELKRTGERDFVVLEKAGDLGGTWRDNSYPGCACDVPSHMYSFSFELNPRWSRMFAKQPEIWDYLKKVADKYRLRDHIRFNTKVDGARWDEDAKVWHVRTANGDTYTAKAVVAGVGALHIPNVPKLPGIEKFKGKTFHSAEWDHDYDLKGKKIAVVGTGASAIQFVPRIADDVEKLTLFQRTPPWIMPKVDRSINTWEQKLFRAIPATQRLYRNFVYWTRESSALGFAVNPKIMELAQNIAKRHLRTQVPDRELRAKLKPDYTMGCKRVLISNDYYPALMKPTVDLNTDGIAQVKTNSIIDNAGVEHKVDAIIYGTGFHVVDSFDYLDIQGKDGQDLSKLWKDKGIETYYGITVSGFPNLFFLLGPNTGLGHNSVVFMIESQIRYVRQCLDLLDRHHADELDVRPDVQARFNKQLQQKLTKGVWTEGGCKSWYLDAQGINRTVWPGFTWRYWMRTKSVKAQDYTLTRARRDRVSA comes from the coding sequence ATGCACCGAGAGGTCAAGGTCCTGGTCGTCGGCACGGGTTTCTCGGGCCTGGGCATGGCGATCGAGCTGAAGCGCACGGGCGAGCGCGACTTCGTCGTGCTGGAGAAGGCGGGCGACCTGGGCGGCACCTGGCGGGACAACTCGTACCCCGGCTGCGCCTGCGACGTGCCGTCGCACATGTACTCGTTCTCGTTCGAGCTCAACCCCCGGTGGTCGAGGATGTTCGCGAAGCAGCCGGAGATCTGGGACTACCTGAAGAAGGTCGCCGACAAGTACCGCCTGCGCGACCACATCAGGTTCAACACCAAGGTCGACGGGGCCAGGTGGGACGAGGACGCGAAGGTCTGGCACGTCAGAACCGCGAACGGCGACACCTACACCGCGAAGGCCGTCGTCGCCGGCGTCGGAGCGCTGCACATCCCGAACGTCCCGAAACTGCCCGGCATCGAGAAGTTCAAGGGCAAGACGTTCCACTCGGCGGAATGGGACCACGACTACGACCTCAAGGGCAAGAAGATCGCTGTCGTGGGTACCGGCGCGTCGGCGATCCAATTCGTCCCCCGGATCGCCGACGACGTGGAAAAACTGACCCTCTTCCAGCGCACGCCGCCGTGGATCATGCCCAAGGTGGACCGGTCGATCAACACCTGGGAACAAAAACTGTTCCGTGCGATCCCGGCCACCCAGCGCCTGTACCGGAACTTCGTCTACTGGACTCGGGAATCCAGCGCGCTCGGTTTCGCGGTCAACCCGAAGATCATGGAACTGGCCCAGAACATCGCCAAGCGCCACCTGCGCACCCAGGTACCCGACCGCGAACTGCGCGCCAAGCTCAAGCCCGACTACACCATGGGCTGCAAGCGGGTGCTCATCTCGAACGACTACTACCCGGCGCTGATGAAGCCCACGGTCGACCTCAACACCGACGGCATCGCCCAGGTGAAGACGAACAGCATCATCGACAACGCGGGCGTGGAGCACAAGGTCGACGCGATCATCTACGGCACCGGCTTCCACGTCGTGGACAGCTTCGACTACCTCGACATCCAGGGCAAGGACGGGCAGGACCTGTCCAAGCTCTGGAAGGACAAGGGCATCGAAACCTATTACGGCATCACCGTCTCAGGCTTCCCGAACCTCTTCTTCCTGCTCGGCCCCAACACCGGTCTGGGCCACAACTCGGTCGTCTTCATGATCGAATCCCAAATCCGCTACGTCCGCCAATGCCTGGACCTCCTCGACCGCCACCACGCGGACGAACTGGACGTCCGCCCGGACGTCCAGGCGAGGTTCAACAAGCAACTGCAACAAAAGCTCACCAAGGGCGTCTGGACCGAAGGCGGCTGCAAGAGTTGGTACCTCGACGCCCAGGGAATCAACCGCACGGTCTGGCCGGGCTTCACCTGGCGCTACTGGATGCGCACGAAGTCGGTCAAAGCCCAGGACTACACCCTCACCCGAGCACGCCGAGACCGAGTCTCGGCATAG